gcaccgccatcggttacgcgcagcactgcgcgtaacccgagctttcgttttcggttcatcgccattaaccgtcattaaacccatcaacctcagtagagcctggtcgcctcatttctcgctctacaataccaataaattcagcgtgttctgtaccttccatacttcaaaatcacatgttttgaaggctgaccacacaatactttttgccccatttaatcccaaatgccgtacttttggtaaagttggccgttttcaacgccatttttgaaaatgaagcggtcgcccgagaacaatccaaattgatggagatgacagatcaatatctataCTAAAGTATATAAAAGAATTGAGAAAGTACTTTTTGATAAGagcgagaaaataatttttatatCACATCCACTCTACACGTAGTTACGCTGAACGGCGCACGGGTGGGTCGCGAGGCTTGGTTCGGATAACGTTTTTCCGAGTGGTGAAGTTTTCCTATCCCTTATGGGGAACCAGAACAGACATTATATTCAGCTAAGTCACATCTATGCTACTACCGCGTACTAGCCCGAGACGTTCATGTGGTGGTTGCTaatctatccacactgaacagctGGCTGCTGATGATCACCCAAGCAGTCTGGAATGATAAAAACAGTTTATTTGCAATTCAGACTGTctacatattttattttcgcgATTGTAACAGTTTGAATTAAGAGCAAAAAGATACCCACGTAAATGAATGCATAACGGTTTCTTTattatttcatattttcttttcaaacGTTAAAAAGCAAAGGCGACCGTTGGTAGGGTATCTCATTAGAAGAGACCACTACAATTTCCTCTGTACGGCAAAAAGATAGGTCTTGAACGCGGCTCCGACTGGAGTTTCCGTGCGTGCCATGCACTTTCACACCGCAGTCCTTCATTTTGCACGCGCGCGTTTGCTCACGTTCCTACTTCGGCCATTGTTCAATACTTCAGCAAGAAACGTGGAGCAATAACAACCTTTTTGGTTACCCGGCATGCATCACATGTGAGAAAGACGATCATAAACTAATCAGATGAGCCGCGGATGAGCTCTCCTAAGCCGATTTCAAGGCCATGTGTTAAAGGTTACGTGGATATAGCGCGTTTTTggacgctacaatgcagcaaaagCTGTCAGCTCACAACGTGATCTGCGTTGCTATTAATCATAAGAAACGCGCATTTGAAGTGATAGTATGGTTTACTCATAATGTTCCTTGTGAGTGTGAAAGCATCGCTGTCGTTTCTCATGACTACCACTTTGACTACCACTTTAAAACGCCGCGAATGAAAGACTCTGAGAAACACCTACTAACAATACACTGATAACAATAAAAACTACACATTTGATTAACaaaagggctggcaaaaaagagGAAATGCTCCGGCCGCAGGACGCGGCTTGTGAAACCTAGGCACGCGATCTGTTCGCGCGCCTCACAGAACAGGGAGCCGTCTCGTGCGGCCCTCACGTAACCATGtgggacataaaaaatattttctcgcccttatcaaaaagtaccttctcaatTTGTATATTcttctttatatatatttttttttctatattcttcttctttatatgctttagtAGAGATATTCatctgtcatctccatctatttggattgttctcggccgaccgcttcattttcaaaaactgcgttgaaaacggccaactttaccaaaagtacggcatttgggattaaatgggaaaaaagtattgtgtggtcggccttcaaaacatgtgcttttgaagtatggaaggtacagaacacgctgaatttaTTTGTGCCTTCCAGtttgtgcgaaaagtgccctGAGCAAGGtgcaaagttgtaagaaatagcgccaaaaagcagccctgtttcgctggccgaaaatgaaacacgagggaagaacttgatattggcagaatggtagggccacgctctttcattctaggtcactaaagtccacctagactcAATACCCTGCTCAGTAGCTAACTTTTTTCGTAGCttggttttcgcgattctgacgaatCCTAAATCCCGCTTAAATCGACAACagttcaacattgtccagtaaGACTCGGCAAAATGTCTTTATTTGCAATGAGGAGTCtatgataatttttggaagcaaaactgaggggggtccagcacgacctttgggtgatttggcctggaatgacccagcagggatcggaaccgaaaacTGCTAAAATCCCATATTTTACGCTGAACCGAACCAAAACTAATTTTCTTGCGTTGAACCGAAACGAAACTGAACCGAATTcctgtttttttccttttttttttgcggttacCAGTTTGCGAAACGGTTTAGACGTAATGTGTGTTGTCAGATTTACATAGTGAATTGAAACGCTTTGCCAAACAAATTCTACACCTGAACAAAACAAACTGCAACCCGAGTGCGTGAGGTTTTTCGTAATTCCTTCTTCGTATTTCTTAtatagtacactcttagaaatgaacttcaccgtatagcacgctccttgccctccataatctcgaatgatatcgttatctgccctggtttgttgaaaactggagacgtacacctttttgtgacatttatgatgttcataattgtcaccaaaaaagtgtgtgcctcccgttttcaacaaatcaggtcaaataacgatatcattcgagattacggttggcgaggagcgtgctatgcggtgaagtttatttttaagaacGTAGGCTGAATTACCTCAGGCTAAAACTAAGTACACTGGGGGTTGTTATAATGTTctcataagaaaaaaaaaaactaaacgcCCATAGAGGCGGCACATTTCACACTTCCGGAATATGCGTTGTCAGAAAGGACACGAAGCGCCATTggttgtgttttcttttctgtttctctCACTCTCGTCTTCCTTTGGCAGCTGTAGTCTTCCTTTTACGCAATTTTTGTCGTCCCCCAAGTTTTGTTTCCATTTCaggctgtgaaaataacggccagtccctgagcaggatgtaacaagATGTGAGTGAACTACACAActgaacttctccgcatagcacgctatgtgccaaccattgccacaaatgatagggtaatcgcctctgattcgaagacagagggaggcgtacacctttgtCTGGCAATTATTATTACCCGAATttacacaaaaggcgtacgctcccctctctctctccaaaTCAGAGACTATAACCCTATCAATCATGGCAATGGATCGcgtcgtgctatgcggtgaagttaagttttcagagtgtagagagtacagtatgctgccgtaacgttgcacctgaaaaTCACATCTGTATTACAAAGTGTTGCTGTAACAAAAGTACAGTTATgttatttgagaatcgtaaggatgtgccTGCTTTTAGCCCATGACAATCTGATCACAATTCACTtgcctgaaccggttcgaaccgatattttgcgctgctgcggagctgatcCCAAACCGAACCAAAAAGAAAACGTTTCCAATCCCTGTTTTGCAGTGCTAGAGAGGAGTGTGTGCACTGTACTTCAGATTTTTTTCAATGTCTACATGTCTGTCACCCACGGACACCTCTGAAGATTCATGGGTAATCCTGCCGAAAGGTTTGCACAGTGATATATCCTATCATCAGACCAAGGTATTGGCACTGCAGTGGTTGTACCCATATGTCCGTTTTTAGCATATAGAGAGGGTGTATGACTAGCTCAGAGCTACATTCCTCTGTAGATCGTGGACGTGGGAAACGGAAACAGAGGCTACGGGTGTTTACGGACAATGAAAGTGAAAGTGTATACAATGAAGTGTATACTCGTACAGCCCAAACGGAGTCGTAATTGCGGTTTTCTTGATGTCTTCAGGGGCGACGGGGATCTGGTGATATGCTTTCATCAGATCGATTTTACTGTAGAGGGTAGTGCCGTGGAGGTTGACCGTGAAGTCTTGCAACCGCGGGAGCGGGTAACGGTCAGGCACAGTAACAAGGTTCAGTGGACGGTAATCACCGCAGGGGCGTCAGTCGTCGGTctctttgggcaccatgtgcaaAGCGGAGGACCAATTGCTGTACGAAGGTCTGGCTACACCGATGgagagcatgtgctcaaattccgcTTTTGCAATCTTGAGCTTCTCCGGAGCTAGCTGACGTGCCCGGGCGAAAACAGGTGCTCCGGTGGTCTGTATGTGGTGCACGACATCGTGTGCGACTGGGCGCGACCAATCTGGTGGTTGCGTGAGACTTGGGAAGTCCTTGAGGACGGCAGCGTATGGCGAGTGGAGGGCAGAAATGGAGATGCCGCTTAGAGGGCTCGCAGAACGAACGGAGCGAGCCACGTCCACAGACAAGCCGAAATGATGTAAGAAGTCGGCGCCCAGGATGGCTTGGCGGACACCAGCCACAAGGAAAAGCCACGGCAACGTTCTGAGAAGGCCCATATCGAGGGTGGCAGATAGCTGTCGGaagcataggtcggcattttccgaattattcat
This portion of the Ornithodoros turicata isolate Travis chromosome 3, ASM3712646v1, whole genome shotgun sequence genome encodes:
- the LOC135389303 gene encoding uncharacterized protein LOC135389303, whose product is MEICQLYEKPCSAKKVDTIKPPDAKAKTCYAFSSLSATLDMGLLRTLPWLFLVAGVRQAILGADFLHHFGLSVDVARSVRSASPLSGISISALHSPYAAVLKDFPSLTQPPDWSRPVAHDVVHHIQTTGAPVFARARQLAPEKLKIAKAEFEHMLSIGVARPSYSNWSSALHMVPKETDD